A region of the Microcystis aeruginosa FD4 genome:
TCATATTCGTTATCATTGGTTGGGTGAATTTGAGGTTAAAAAAGCCCGTTCTCTCATCAAGATTGAAGAAGATGAAGTCAATAGTAATGACGGCGAAAATAAGGTTAGTATAATTAGTGAAACTCTTTTAAAAGATCAAGAGATTTTGATCGAAAGAAACCAAGAGGTAATTGAGTTTAAAAATTCAAAGACACCAAAACTACCATCTTATTTAAGCTGTATAGAGCTTTTCAATCAAGAAGAAGATGTTTTCCCTGTTCGACAGGAATTTAACAAAATGATTTTCAATCCACTTAAGTTTAATATCTCATATTCAACATTTGGTAAAATCCTTAGAAACTACGAATATGCCGAATATAACTCTCTCTCTGAATTACAATCGAGTCAACTTCCTATTTCCGACAAACTACTAATAACTTATCAAAAATATCCTGATATGTTCGAGATAATAAAGAGAAAGTTTTTAGATATTTTCCCTCAAGTTGAAGATTTAAAAATAGAATCTTTAGAACCATCCGAACTAGGTGATCTGTTTGTTTCATTAACTCGAAGTTCTTCCCTTAAAAACCGAGCTTTCATACAAATAAAAGAAAAAAACTCTCATGTCTGGATTTTAGAACCAAATATCTCCTCTGGAATGATAAAAAGCCTGATGTTCTTAGCAACGATCGAATTATCTGCTGCTGGCAGCGTTATATTAATCGATGAATTTGAAAATAGTTTGGGGGTTAACTGTTTGGATAGTTTAACAGAAGGTCTATTAGTTAATTATCGAGATTTACAGTTTATTATTACCAGTCATCATCCTTATATAATTAATAATATCAGTCCTGCCTATTGGAAAATCGTCACTCGTAAAGGAGGAGTAATTCAGGTAAACAATGCGGTCGATTTTCATATTTCTAAAACTCGACAAAAAGCCTTTATTGATCTTATCAATGTCTTAGAAGAATTTCCTCAAGGAATTAGTTAATCGATGAATATTTATTTTTTAGTTGAAGGAAGAAGTACCGAAAAAAAGCTTTATACTGCCTGGTTAACTCATCTTATTCCCGAATTTAAGCGAGTTGATTTTTACGATCAAGTCAATCGCAATAATTACTTTATTATTAGTGGTAATGGCTACCCCTCGATACTTAATGATGGAATTCCTAACGCCATCGATAAAATTCAAGAAGTATCCAAATATAACTATCTAGTCATCTGTCTCGATGCTGATGAGGATACTGTCGAAGAAAGAGAACAATATGTTAATGACTTTATCACCAAACATATTACTATTCCCGCACAACTTGAAATCGTGATAATCATTCAAAATCGATGTATTGAAACATGGCTACTAGGCAATCGTACAATATTTAATTCTAAACAACCTTTACAGGGACTTTTAGCTGATTATGTTCAACAATATGATGTTTACGAAAATGATCCCGAACTAATGGGTAGATTTAATTGCAGAAATCATGCCGATTTTCATTTTGCTTATCTAAAGTCTATTTTTGAAGCTAAAAATTTGTCTTATTCTAAAAAATTCCCTGGGGAAGCTCAAGAACAATACTATCTTAATCAATTAAAAAAGCGTATCGATAAAACTGAACACTTAAAAACCTTTCAGAAATTTATTAATTTTTGTGATAATATTTCCAAAATTTCCGATAAATTGATCTGTGGTACTTCTGCCAAGGATGAAATACAAGCTGATTTGGCATCGTCTCCTGACTAATAGCTGATCGAGAATACAAGACTATGACAAGGCTTTTGTCCTAGAAATTTCTAGTTCGGCAGATTTTTGTAGTATTGTAGTATAATGGTAACTCCAGAAAAACAATCCTAAAAGTGCCGTCAGTCTCTTCAGTTAGCAGTTAGCAGATAGAAGTTAAAAATTGGCAATTTACTTGATGTTATGGCTTCCTTACGCGATATTCTCAGTTACTATCGCAATTATCAAAAAGCCGCCTTTTTGAGTATTGCTGCCTCCAGTGTCTTTGAAATTATCGATCTGATGGTTCCCTACGCTGTCGGACAGATTCTTAATGTTCTTTCTGATCAACCTTTAGATGGATTCGTGCAATCTTTAGTTAATCGCACGATGCTTTTAACTCCCTTTGCCTCAGAAAAGTGGGTTAGTTTGGCAGTATTATTAGGCTTAATTTTCCTAACCACGGTAATTAAAGCACCAATTCAGCCTTGGGTGGGTGTCTGGTTTCACTGGGAAATATCCTTAAGAGCGCGACGAGATCATCTCAGAAAAATTGTTGCCAAAATTCTCACCTTACCCCTATCTTTTTACGATGAAAATAATCCAGGACGCATCGCTAACCGGATTGCCAAAGGGATAGAAAATCATACTTGGACTTATCCCGAAGTGGCGGGAATGATGATCCCAAAACTGTTTAGAGTTTTGGGTATCTTTATTGTTATTTGGATAATTCAATGGCAGATCGCCCTTACTTTTCTTATTTCCTTTGTATTAATTGTAGCTTTTATTTTGAGATATTTAAAAGATTTAATGCAAAAAGAAAGAATTCTTGATCGGCATATCGAAAATACCCAAAGTCGCAATTCTGAGATTATTACTAATATTAAAACCGTCAAAGCTTTTGCCACAGAAGGACAAGAATTATATCGTCAGAAACAGCGTTTAGAGAGAGAACTTACCTACGTTATCCATCGCATTCATAAGGGTTATGTGGACTTAATTACTTGGGAAAAAACCCTCGTCCAAGCTAGTTTATTTGGAGTATTTTTCTTTACTCTCCTAGCTACCGTTCAACAGAAAATCTCGATCGGGCATTTTATCACCACCTATACCCTCGCTAGTATGGCCTATGCGGAATTAGATCCCCTATCCCAAATGGCAGAAACTTTCGCCCGTCGCTATGCTTCTATGGCACGTCTAAACGAATTTATCAACTTGCCCAGTGGTACTGATTCCGGTAGTCTTTTAGCCGATCATGCCCAACACAATCCCTATCATTTTACGGGGAAAGTAGAATTAAGTAATCTTAGCTTTGGCTATAGTCCAGAAAGAACGATTCTCAAGGATATTAATCTGCTGATTGAACCCTATCAAACCGTGGCATTAGTGGGAAAATCTGGTTCGGGAAAATCCACTTTAGTTAAGTTACTTTTCCGCTATTTTGAACCGAATCAAGGGCAAATTATGATAGATGGCGAGGATATTAGTCGATTGGATGTCACTTGGTATCGGCGACGGTTAGCGATTGTCCATCAAGAAGTAGATGTGTTTAATGGTACGGTGTTAGAAAATCTCACTTACGGTAATCCTAATATTAGCTTCGAGAAGGTAGAAGAAGCCTGTAAAATTGCTCGTGTCGATGAATTTATTCAGGAATTACCTAATGGTTATTCCACTATTGTAGGGGAAAGGGGCGTGCGTCTTTCGGGGGGACAAAGACAGCGTTTAGGAATTGCTAGGGCGTTAATTGTTGATCCAGATGTGTTAGTTTTTGATGAGGCCACTTCTAGCTTAGATTATGAGTCAGAAAGAGCCATTCAACTAGCTATGAAATCCATTTTAGGCACTCGCACCACGATTATTATTGCCCACCGTCTCAGTACCGTTCGAGAAGCTGATCAAATTGTCGTCTTAGATAATGGTCGCATTGTCGAGATCGGTAGCCATGATCAATTATTAAATCAGCAGGGAATCTATCAACGTCTCCACTCTTTGCAAGAAAGCGGTGAACTGGTTTAGTCTTAAAATAGTCCCCGATAGCGGACCGAGAAAATATTATCTAATGGAAGTTGATACCATGTCTAACGAAACCGTTACCTATTCCCTAGAAGCTGTTTTGACGAGGATTGAGGGGAAAATTGACAATCTCCAAAAAGATGTTAACCAAAAATTTGACAGTTTCCAAAAAGATGTTGACCAAAAATTTGAAAGTCTTCAAAAAGATTTTAACCAGAAATTTGACAAAATCGATGAAAGGTTAAATAAGCTAGAGGTAGGACAGGCAAAGTTAACCGAAAAGGTTGAAGGAATCGATAATCGCCTAAAATCAGTGGAAGGAACCCAAAAAATCAGTTTTGGACATTAATTATTCTTTGGGCAACTGCGATCGCCTACGGCGCAGCGAAGCCGACCGCTACTGCCGATTGGAAAGTATTTTTTTCAGGTAATCCCTAGAATTAATAGTAGCAACCTCACCATACCCTTATCCTGATCGGCATGGTGGGTTAAATCAACAAGTTTAACCCTCTGCTAACCAGCGCACGGCATCCTTAGCGTGGTAGGTTAAGATAATATCAGCACCCGCCCGTTTAAAGCTGGTTAAAGTCTCTAAAGTCACTCTTTTTTCGTCAATCCAGCCATTTAACGCCGCCGCTTTAATCATTGAATATTCCCCCGACACATTGTAGGCAGCCACGGGTAAATTAGTCATTTCTTTGATTCTCCAGATAATATCCATATAAGACAGGGCAGGTTTCACCATTAACATATCTGCTCCCTCTAGTACGTCTAATTCCACCTCTTTTAAGGCTTCCCTGGCATTACCCGGATCCATTTGGTAGGTTCTGCGATCGCCGAATTGGGGGGTAGAATCAGCCGCATCCCGGAACGGCCCATAATAGGCAGAAGCATATTTAGCCGTATAGGAAAGAATCGGCGTATCACTATAACCGGCCTCATCCAATCCTTGACGAATTGCCTGCACAAAACCATCCATCATTCCCGACGGTGCAATGATATCCACTCCCGCTTTTACCTGGGAAACGGCGGTTTTTTGCAATAATCCCAGAGTAGGATCGTTTAACACCCTGCCGGTTAAATCTCCCGTTTGCAGATAACCACAATGACCGTGGTTGGTATATTCGCACAAACAAGTATCGGCGACAATGAGTAGATCGGGAACTGCCTCTTTAATCGCTGTGGCCGCTTTTTGGACAATACCATGATCGTGCCATGCTCCCGTCGCCTCTGTGTCTTTACTTTCCGGCAGCCCGAATAAAATAATCGCTGGGATTCCTAAATCCCGCACTTCCTTGGCTTCATCAACAATTTTATCGATTGATAATTGGTACACCCCCGGCATCGATTTGACTTCCCGGGCAATACCTTCCCCCGTCGTGGCGAAAAGGGGATAGATAAAGTCATTGGCTGTCAAGACGGTTTCACTCACCAGACGGCGCATTTGAGGGGTTTGACGCAGACGACGGGGGCGATGAATAGGAAACATAGTTTTTTGTGATTAAATCGGGAATCTGGTCTCGATTCTTTATTTTAAATCTTTGCTGAGGATGAACACAAATCAATTCAGCCGGCTGCGGGCTGCTGGCAACTATCCACAATATTTAGTTATTTTGAGCTTAATCACACTATTTAGGGCATTTTTGACCTAACGAGGCTTTATACTCGTTTTAAGTCCGAAAAACCAGCAATTTGACTAAAATTTAATCTTTATAGCGATCACTTTTGCTGTAGCCACCACCGCATCTATTTACAAAACTTTACCTCATCAGTGATCAGTGATCAGTTACCAGTTATCAGTTATCAGATGTGAGTTTTTAGTTCACTGATGGCTCTCTTGGATATTGGCTGAAAAATGTTCACGGTGTCACATTAGAGGCGCAAGCGTTCACTGATTACTGTTTACTGTTCACTGTTCACTGACACCCAAAAACCATCTCCATTTGCGGGAAGGATCGTTTATTCTAGGAAGTAAGAGCGATCAATTCAGGATTTTTGCTATGGTCAACTTAGGTGATTTAGTCAAAAAAGCAGTTTATTTGGGCGTAGGCATTGCTAATTATGCCGCCGAAAGAGCTGAAGTAAATTTACAAGAATTAAGAAATCAAGCCCAAAAATTAGCCGATGAAATGATTTCTCGCGGCGAAATAACGACGGAAGAAGCGCGCAAATACGTTGATGAGTTGGTGAAACAGGCACAACAGCAAACGGTGGCAGCTAACGAATCTAATATTCCCCATGAACCCCGACGGATAGAAATTATTGAAGATGAGGAGGACACCAAAGCAGCCGAGCCAAAAGTAGATGAATTGCGGCAACAGGTGGAACGCCTTCAGGAAGAATTACGGAAACTGCAACAGGATTAAAACCTAGATTTTAGCGACAAATAATTAATTATTACCAGACAAGGGATGCAAGGACAAACATGGACGATTGGCAGAAAGATTTTTGGGAAGTTATCGAAACTGTCGCGCTGGGAATTGAAACTTTTTTCCAAGAAGTAGCCCAAACTATCGAAGAAATTAATGAGGAAATTATCATCGATCTGGAACAGTTTATTCAAGAGGTTTTACCCCAGGAATTAGAAGAATTTTTTAACCTCGATGAATACCCCTTTTCGGAATTAGATGAACCCTCGGATTTTATGCTCACTCCTAAGGTTAACCCCGATCCTAACACCCATCCTGCTTGTATCGGTTGCCGTAATTATCACGGTTATATCTACGGAGGCAATCTTCTCGTCTGCGGTTTCCATCCCTACGGTTGGGATAGTGATAGTTGTCCCGATTGGCAAGCAGAGGATTAATTATTTTTCGATAAAATCAGGTAGGGTTATTATCCCTACCCATAACTTTTATCTCAAAGCAGTTATCCGTCATTTTTAGTTAGGAATTACCCTTGGGAGCATGGTAAGGTTCAGAATCAAAGGGCTGCGTCCCCACATCGGGATATTCATCATTGTTGGGACTAAAAATGCGAGCGAAAGCCTCTGTTAGGTACTGGACAAAATTGTGTAACGTATCCTTGATATTCATTGCTTTTCTCTCCGACTCTCGACAACAATCTCTGTTCAACTTCGGATAAGGTTGATTCACCCCTCCATCCCCATTATCTGGCCAGAATCTCATCAATTGTTGACTTTTGAGATAATTATTGAATAATCTTCATAAGACTTTATATTTTTTCTTGTTTATCTAAACTTTTATAAGTAGGGAGGCACAATTATTTGTAGGATGGGTTAGCGCACTTCGTAACCCATGGGAGCGTTGGGTTTCATGCTTCAACCCAACCTACGTTCATCTTATATTTAATTCCACCCACCTACTTAATAATTCTCCTATTTTTGTAAAGGAAAAATTATTCAATTAAATCGCTGAACAAATATTTGATTGTTGTCCAGAAAGGACTGTATCTTTGTTGATCATCTAAGCATAAATATCCATTGACAAAAACTGTTAATTGAGCATTGTCTATCTCCTCATCCAAAAAAGGATCGATGGCTGCCTTACGAAGTGCCTTGAGTTTATTGAGGTTTAATCCCAACTTTTCGATAGTATTAATTGCTTTTTGATCATCTTCTTGTGCAGGTTTAATTGTAC
Encoded here:
- a CDS encoding ABC transporter ATP-binding protein, with the translated sequence MASLRDILSYYRNYQKAAFLSIAASSVFEIIDLMVPYAVGQILNVLSDQPLDGFVQSLVNRTMLLTPFASEKWVSLAVLLGLIFLTTVIKAPIQPWVGVWFHWEISLRARRDHLRKIVAKILTLPLSFYDENNPGRIANRIAKGIENHTWTYPEVAGMMIPKLFRVLGIFIVIWIIQWQIALTFLISFVLIVAFILRYLKDLMQKERILDRHIENTQSRNSEIITNIKTVKAFATEGQELYRQKQRLERELTYVIHRIHKGYVDLITWEKTLVQASLFGVFFFTLLATVQQKISIGHFITTYTLASMAYAELDPLSQMAETFARRYASMARLNEFINLPSGTDSGSLLADHAQHNPYHFTGKVELSNLSFGYSPERTILKDINLLIEPYQTVALVGKSGSGKSTLVKLLFRYFEPNQGQIMIDGEDISRLDVTWYRRRLAIVHQEVDVFNGTVLENLTYGNPNISFEKVEEACKIARVDEFIQELPNGYSTIVGERGVRLSGGQRQRLGIARALIVDPDVLVFDEATSSLDYESERAIQLAMKSILGTRTTIIIAHRLSTVREADQIVVLDNGRIVEIGSHDQLLNQQGIYQRLHSLQESGELV
- a CDS encoding phasin family protein, whose amino-acid sequence is MVNLGDLVKKAVYLGVGIANYAAERAEVNLQELRNQAQKLADEMISRGEITTEEARKYVDELVKQAQQQTVAANESNIPHEPRRIEIIEDEEDTKAAEPKVDELRQQVERLQEELRKLQQD
- the hemB gene encoding porphobilinogen synthase, with the protein product MFPIHRPRRLRQTPQMRRLVSETVLTANDFIYPLFATTGEGIAREVKSMPGVYQLSIDKIVDEAKEVRDLGIPAIILFGLPESKDTEATGAWHDHGIVQKAATAIKEAVPDLLIVADTCLCEYTNHGHCGYLQTGDLTGRVLNDPTLGLLQKTAVSQVKAGVDIIAPSGMMDGFVQAIRQGLDEAGYSDTPILSYTAKYASAYYGPFRDAADSTPQFGDRRTYQMDPGNAREALKEVELDVLEGADMLMVKPALSYMDIIWRIKEMTNLPVAAYNVSGEYSMIKAAALNGWIDEKRVTLETLTSFKRAGADIILTYHAKDAVRWLAEG
- a CDS encoding isochorismate synthase, translating into MNIKDTLHNFVQYLTEAFARIFSPNNDEYPDVGTQPFDSEPYHAPKGNS
- a CDS encoding AAA family ATPase, whose translation is MKLLRLSYQDLASGLSIDSCEFFPDLNLLVGISGAGKTSILKAISNLKRIANGESINGVKWDVEFLTTAHIRYHWLGEFEVKKARSLIKIEEDEVNSNDGENKVSIISETLLKDQEILIERNQEVIEFKNSKTPKLPSYLSCIELFNQEEDVFPVRQEFNKMIFNPLKFNISYSTFGKILRNYEYAEYNSLSELQSSQLPISDKLLITYQKYPDMFEIIKRKFLDIFPQVEDLKIESLEPSELGDLFVSLTRSSSLKNRAFIQIKEKNSHVWILEPNISSGMIKSLMFLATIELSAAGSVILIDEFENSLGVNCLDSLTEGLLVNYRDLQFIITSHHPYIINNISPAYWKIVTRKGGVIQVNNAVDFHISKTRQKAFIDLINVLEEFPQGIS